A section of the Pectinophora gossypiella chromosome 11, ilPecGoss1.1, whole genome shotgun sequence genome encodes:
- the LOC126370659 gene encoding RNA-directed DNA polymerase from mobile element jockey isoform X1 yields MINSHDPAVFAISETWFKPGSYFRLPGYSCLRDDRTDGHAGTAIFIKSSITYNRIPLPAIVGINAVAVKIQNFSILCIYIPHPNVISISDIELLISQLSGPIIIVGDFNVSHVIWGGPDYDPLGCDLVDLMDFRNLCLLNDGSPTRYTAPDRRVSAVDLSMCSADIRSMTSWQILSEKYGSDHYVIVISFDQPSPSVRPFEPLLKYIIPRANWDNYSIDADIHSHSVPTINDSNVEEAYGLFVQGICKAADDNIPAKKTKVGTKISPPWWDAECTEMYQRRKEAETNYCLMITTENYVLLKKVTAMTKRFFKKKKKSSWLRFCQSLSPRTPPTLMWRSIKRFRGSFSFRNCDSNDYSRWIHAFTNSLAPLSAPNHDCLPMPYPSSFPHHAFNNPFSNVELRSALEYLRDSSPGVDGIPYSFLKKAGQYTKTLYLLLINKFFETAYVPESWKRQIIIPILKPGKDPSKSTSFRPIALSSTLCKIMEHMLKRRLEWFVESEVILAESQFGFRKGMSTTDSLAILSTDIRIALSNNQFLVGVFLDISAAYDSVLLPVLREKLLNLNIPVRLAYFVCNLLMERSIQVRVHGSLLEPRRVWRGLPQGSVLSPLLYSLYTYDLEVCVNSFCNVLQYADDLVLYASSDSLEEATGKLNHALQYLENWLDEHGLSLSVEKSSVVVFTRKRSVPDVDITFAGKRIPVSNGVKFLGIYLDSTMSDSLSCLYAIDSNLFISSSIHPLIFQIKEMLYECYINNTEVVIAWIPSHTGIRGNEVVDSFAKDAATSGSSDHFQFYALDLKCAAKPDLNKSWQKNWDRSRQLKGRYYGDIQPEIPTKTWYSRYRLADKRSTSVVCRLRIGHTCTPLHLFKLNLRNTPMCDCETEEGSTDHILFNCPLRPISLYDILPSKIPRPINAKSLLLFTNTSFIKLLCNYIQKK; encoded by the exons ATGATTAACTCCCATGACCCTGCAGTCTTTGCCATCTCGGAGACCTGGTTTAAACCGGGGTCCTATTTTAGGCTCCCGGGATACTCTTGTCTTCGGGACGACAGAACTGATGGTCACGCTGGTACTGCCATTTTCATTAAATCCTCAATTACTTATAACCGTATCCCTCTCCCAGCTATAGTAGGAATCAATGCTGTAGcagtcaaaattcaaaatttttccATACTTTGTATTTATATTCCTCATCCAAACGTAATCTCTATTTCTGATATTGAGCTATTAATTTCTCAACTTTCTGGTCCTATTATTATTGTAGGAGACTTTAACGTTTCACATGTAATATGGGGTGGACCCGATTATGACCCCCTTGGGTGTGATCTGGTTGACCTGATGGACTTCAGAAATCTTTGCCTTTTAAACGATGGTTCTCCAACGCGTTATACTGCTCCAGATCGTAGAGTAAGTGCTGTAGACCTTTCAATGTGCTCAGCAGACATTAGGTCTATGACCTCATGGCAAATCTTATCGGAGAAATATGGTAGTGATcattatgttattgttatttcTTTCGATCAACCGTCTCCTTCAGTCAGACCATTTGAAcctctattaaaatatattattcctCGTGCGAACTGGGATAATTATTCCATTGACGCCGATATTCATTCGCACTCTGTCCCCACCATCAATGACTCTAATGTTGAGGAGGCATACGGCCTTTTTGTTCAAGGTATCTGTAAAGCTGCAGATGACAATATCCCAGCTAAAAAGACAAAGGTTGGTACTAAGATCTCTCCCCCTTGGTGGGATGCAGAATGTACTGAAATGTACCAGAGACGCAAAGAAGCTGAAACCAACTACTGCCTCATGATAACGACAGAGAACTATGttctattaaaaaaagttaCTGCAATGACGAAGCGctttttcaaaaaaaagaaaaaatcttcATGGTTGCGTTTTTGTCAATCCCTTTCCCCTCGCACTCCTCCTACCTTGATGTGGCGTTCCATAAAACGCTTTAGGGGCTCCTTCTCTTTTCGTAATTGTGACTCTAATGATTACTCTAGATGGATTCACGCATTTACTAACAGTTTAGCTCCTCTTTCGGCCCCTAATCATGACTGCTTGCCCATGCCGTACCCTTCTTCTTTTCCTCATCATGCATTTAATAACCCTTTTTCTAACGTCGAGCTACGATCAGCCCTTGAATACCTTAGGGACTCATCCCCTGGGGTGGATGGGATCCcatattcttttttaaagaaagccgGCCAATACACCAAAACCCTTTATctcttattaattaataaattctttGAAACAGCGTATGTTCCGGAATCTTGGAAAAGGCAGATAATTATTCCAATCCTAAAACCAGGAAAAGACCCCTCTAAAAGTACTTCTTTTAGACCTATTGCCCTATCATCAACCCTTTGTAAGATTATGGAACACATGCTTAAGAGAAGATTGGAATGGTTTGTGGAAAGTGAGGTGATTTTAGCCGAGAGCCAGTTCGGTTTCCGTAAAGGCATGAGTACCACAGATAGTTTGGCCATCCTATCTACTGATATCAGGATTGCTCTCTCCAACAACCAGTTTTTGGTGGGGGTATTTTTGGATATCTCTGCTGCTTATGACAGTGTGCTGCTTCCGGTGCTCAGGGAGAAGCTCCTTAATCTGAACATTCCCGTGAGGCTAGCTTATTTCGTTTGTAATTTGTTGATGGAGAGATCAATCCAGGTTCGTGTCCATGGCTCCCTTCTTGAACCGAGGCGTGTCTGGCGGGGCTTGCCGCAGGGTTCTGTACTCAGTCCTCTGCTCTACAGCCTGTATACGTACGACTTAGAGGTCTGTGTTAATTCCTTTTGTAATGTCCTTCAGTATGCGGATGACTTGGTCTTGTACGCCTCGTCCGACTCTTTAGAGGAAGCAACCGGCAAGCTTAACCATGCCCTTCAATACCTAGAAAACTGGCTTGATGAACATGGTTTATCATTATCGGTAGAGAAGAGTTCTGTGGTGGTGTTTACCAGAAAAAGATCTGTCCCGGATGTAGATATTACCTTCGCAGGAAAACGAATTCCTGTTAGTAATGGCGTAAAATTTCTAGGTATTTACTTGGACTCGACTATGTCAG ATTCTTTGAGCTGCCTTTATGCCATTGACTCAAACCTATTTATCTCTAGTTCTATACATCCGCTAATTTTCCAAATTAAAGAAATGCTGTACGAATGCTATATTAATAACACCGAGGTAGTTATTGCCTGGATTCCAAGTCATACGGGCATCAGAGGGAACGAAGTGGTTGACTCATTTGCTAAGGATGCTGCAACATCGGGAAGCTCTGATCATTTTCAGTTTTATGCACTAGATCTCAAGTGCGCGGCTAAGCCTGATCTGAATAAATCCTGGCAAAAGAACTGGGATCGTTCTAGACAACTAAAAGGTCGGTATTATGGGGATATCCAACCGGAGATTCCCACCAAAACATGGTATTCTAGATACCGCTTGGCGGATAAACGATCCACCTCGGTTGTTTGTCGGTTGCGCATTGGCCATACATGCACCCCTCTACATCTGTTTAAATTAAACTTACGTAACACGCCCATGTGTGACTGTGAAACTGAAGAAGGCTCCACAGATCATATACTTTTTAATTGCCCTTTACGACCTATTTCATTATACGATATCCTTCCTTCGAAAATTCCTAGGCCCATTAACGCGAAAtccctattattatttactaacaCGTCGTTCATAAAATTACTGTGCAATTACATACAAAA GAAATAG
- the LOC126370659 gene encoding RNA-directed DNA polymerase from mobile element jockey isoform X2 encodes MINSHDPAVFAISETWFKPGSYFRLPGYSCLRDDRTDGHAGTAIFIKSSITYNRIPLPAIVGINAVAVKIQNFSILCIYIPHPNVISISDIELLISQLSGPIIIVGDFNVSHVIWGGPDYDPLGCDLVDLMDFRNLCLLNDGSPTRYTAPDRRVSAVDLSMCSADIRSMTSWQILSEKYGSDHYVIVISFDQPSPSVRPFEPLLKYIIPRANWDNYSIDADIHSHSVPTINDSNVEEAYGLFVQGICKAADDNIPAKKTKVGTKISPPWWDAECTEMYQRRKEAETNYCLMITTENYVLLKKVTAMTKRFFKKKKKSSWLRFCQSLSPRTPPTLMWRSIKRFRGSFSFRNCDSNDYSRWIHAFTNSLAPLSAPNHDCLPMPYPSSFPHHAFNNPFSNVELRSALEYLRDSSPGVDGIPYSFLKKAGQYTKTLYLLLINKFFETAYVPESWKRQIIIPILKPGKDPSKSTSFRPIALSSTLCKIMEHMLKRRLEWFVESEVILAESQFGFRKGMSTTDSLAILSTDIRIALSNNQFLVGVFLDISAAYDSVLLPVLREKLLNLNIPVRLAYFVCNLLMERSIQVRVHGSLLEPRRVWRGLPQGSVLSPLLYSLYTYDLEVCVNSFCNVLQYADDLVLYASSDSLEEATGKLNHALQYLENWLDEHGLSLSVEKSSVVVFTRKRSVPDVDITFAGKRIPVSNGVKFLGIYLDSTMSDSLSCLYAIDSNLFISSSIHPLIFQIKEMLYECYINNTEVVIAWIPSHTGIRGNEVVDSFAKDAATSGSSDHFQFYALDLKCAAKPDLNKSWQKNWDRSRQLKGNSDTFGSTFMDIIYGQM; translated from the exons ATGATTAACTCCCATGACCCTGCAGTCTTTGCCATCTCGGAGACCTGGTTTAAACCGGGGTCCTATTTTAGGCTCCCGGGATACTCTTGTCTTCGGGACGACAGAACTGATGGTCACGCTGGTACTGCCATTTTCATTAAATCCTCAATTACTTATAACCGTATCCCTCTCCCAGCTATAGTAGGAATCAATGCTGTAGcagtcaaaattcaaaatttttccATACTTTGTATTTATATTCCTCATCCAAACGTAATCTCTATTTCTGATATTGAGCTATTAATTTCTCAACTTTCTGGTCCTATTATTATTGTAGGAGACTTTAACGTTTCACATGTAATATGGGGTGGACCCGATTATGACCCCCTTGGGTGTGATCTGGTTGACCTGATGGACTTCAGAAATCTTTGCCTTTTAAACGATGGTTCTCCAACGCGTTATACTGCTCCAGATCGTAGAGTAAGTGCTGTAGACCTTTCAATGTGCTCAGCAGACATTAGGTCTATGACCTCATGGCAAATCTTATCGGAGAAATATGGTAGTGATcattatgttattgttatttcTTTCGATCAACCGTCTCCTTCAGTCAGACCATTTGAAcctctattaaaatatattattcctCGTGCGAACTGGGATAATTATTCCATTGACGCCGATATTCATTCGCACTCTGTCCCCACCATCAATGACTCTAATGTTGAGGAGGCATACGGCCTTTTTGTTCAAGGTATCTGTAAAGCTGCAGATGACAATATCCCAGCTAAAAAGACAAAGGTTGGTACTAAGATCTCTCCCCCTTGGTGGGATGCAGAATGTACTGAAATGTACCAGAGACGCAAAGAAGCTGAAACCAACTACTGCCTCATGATAACGACAGAGAACTATGttctattaaaaaaagttaCTGCAATGACGAAGCGctttttcaaaaaaaagaaaaaatcttcATGGTTGCGTTTTTGTCAATCCCTTTCCCCTCGCACTCCTCCTACCTTGATGTGGCGTTCCATAAAACGCTTTAGGGGCTCCTTCTCTTTTCGTAATTGTGACTCTAATGATTACTCTAGATGGATTCACGCATTTACTAACAGTTTAGCTCCTCTTTCGGCCCCTAATCATGACTGCTTGCCCATGCCGTACCCTTCTTCTTTTCCTCATCATGCATTTAATAACCCTTTTTCTAACGTCGAGCTACGATCAGCCCTTGAATACCTTAGGGACTCATCCCCTGGGGTGGATGGGATCCcatattcttttttaaagaaagccgGCCAATACACCAAAACCCTTTATctcttattaattaataaattctttGAAACAGCGTATGTTCCGGAATCTTGGAAAAGGCAGATAATTATTCCAATCCTAAAACCAGGAAAAGACCCCTCTAAAAGTACTTCTTTTAGACCTATTGCCCTATCATCAACCCTTTGTAAGATTATGGAACACATGCTTAAGAGAAGATTGGAATGGTTTGTGGAAAGTGAGGTGATTTTAGCCGAGAGCCAGTTCGGTTTCCGTAAAGGCATGAGTACCACAGATAGTTTGGCCATCCTATCTACTGATATCAGGATTGCTCTCTCCAACAACCAGTTTTTGGTGGGGGTATTTTTGGATATCTCTGCTGCTTATGACAGTGTGCTGCTTCCGGTGCTCAGGGAGAAGCTCCTTAATCTGAACATTCCCGTGAGGCTAGCTTATTTCGTTTGTAATTTGTTGATGGAGAGATCAATCCAGGTTCGTGTCCATGGCTCCCTTCTTGAACCGAGGCGTGTCTGGCGGGGCTTGCCGCAGGGTTCTGTACTCAGTCCTCTGCTCTACAGCCTGTATACGTACGACTTAGAGGTCTGTGTTAATTCCTTTTGTAATGTCCTTCAGTATGCGGATGACTTGGTCTTGTACGCCTCGTCCGACTCTTTAGAGGAAGCAACCGGCAAGCTTAACCATGCCCTTCAATACCTAGAAAACTGGCTTGATGAACATGGTTTATCATTATCGGTAGAGAAGAGTTCTGTGGTGGTGTTTACCAGAAAAAGATCTGTCCCGGATGTAGATATTACCTTCGCAGGAAAACGAATTCCTGTTAGTAATGGCGTAAAATTTCTAGGTATTTACTTGGACTCGACTATGTCAG ATTCTTTGAGCTGCCTTTATGCCATTGACTCAAACCTATTTATCTCTAGTTCTATACATCCGCTAATTTTCCAAATTAAAGAAATGCTGTACGAATGCTATATTAATAACACCGAGGTAGTTATTGCCTGGATTCCAAGTCATACGGGCATCAGAGGGAACGAAGTGGTTGACTCATTTGCTAAGGATGCTGCAACATCGGGAAGCTCTGATCATTTTCAGTTTTATGCACTAGATCTCAAGTGCGCGGCTAAGCCTGATCTGAATAAATCCTGGCAAAAGAACTGGGATCGTTCTAGACAACTAAAAG GAAATAGTGATACCTTTGGAAGTACTTTTATGGACATTATCTATGGACAAATGTGA